The Pedobacter roseus genome contains a region encoding:
- a CDS encoding glycoside hydrolase family 130 protein, which translates to MRLYIERKPVKVNPDTKRVIARFFFNGEERALEVIRKVLEFSDEKVFSLISPILQEYSKRHRNITKILTRHCKKLKKQFIALGTELEDVDEYTRLLIGAYFTHEYSIESAAFFNPSIVDDPDQTDLVEGEKRVIISFRAVGEGHISSIVFRRALIDKNNNIQVLPVGNYVDEAEVVKNAIYVKKLFLKKAAYAQIDPSVLEEIEAKLDDKFEYTSLSNIIKDSKSLHKENPTRLIEYDKVLWLSDTYHTISFSKDTDISDRVIFPISEFERKGIEDARFVKFVKDDGKVLYYATYTAFDGSLIIPKLVQTEDFYEFKVIPLYGDGAQNKNLALFPRKIKGKYVMMSRIDGWNNYLMFSDKVNVWENPILLKQPRYDWELVQIGNCGSPIETDKGWIVITHGVGPMRRYCIGVSLLDLEDPSKEIGHLKEPLIIPNNDEREGYVPNVVYSCGSIISNGELIIPYGLSDYSSSFATVNLELLLNKLLENNEK; encoded by the coding sequence ATGAGATTATACATAGAGCGTAAACCGGTTAAGGTTAACCCGGATACTAAAAGAGTTATTGCCCGTTTTTTTTTCAACGGAGAGGAGAGAGCATTAGAAGTAATTAGAAAGGTTTTAGAGTTTTCGGATGAAAAGGTGTTTTCGCTGATTTCGCCTATTTTGCAGGAATATTCTAAACGGCACCGGAACATCACCAAAATTTTAACCCGTCACTGTAAAAAATTAAAAAAGCAGTTTATTGCCCTGGGTACAGAGTTAGAAGATGTTGATGAATATACCAGATTGCTTATCGGGGCCTATTTTACTCACGAATATTCAATTGAATCAGCGGCATTTTTTAACCCGAGTATAGTAGATGATCCTGATCAGACTGACCTGGTAGAAGGTGAAAAAAGAGTAATTATTAGTTTCAGGGCTGTAGGTGAGGGGCACATTTCTTCCATTGTTTTCCGCCGCGCTTTGATCGATAAAAACAACAATATCCAGGTTTTACCTGTAGGCAATTATGTGGATGAGGCTGAAGTAGTGAAAAATGCCATTTACGTTAAAAAACTCTTCCTTAAAAAAGCGGCCTATGCACAGATAGATCCTTCGGTACTTGAAGAAATTGAAGCGAAACTGGATGATAAGTTTGAATACACCAGCTTGAGCAATATTATTAAAGATTCGAAAAGTCTGCACAAAGAAAATCCAACCCGATTGATCGAATACGATAAGGTACTTTGGTTGTCGGATACCTACCATACCATTAGTTTCTCTAAAGATACCGATATTTCGGACCGGGTGATTTTTCCGATTTCTGAATTTGAACGTAAAGGGATTGAAGATGCCCGTTTTGTGAAATTTGTTAAAGACGACGGTAAGGTATTGTATTATGCAACTTACACCGCTTTTGATGGTTCTTTAATTATCCCTAAACTGGTACAAACGGAAGATTTTTACGAATTCAAAGTGATTCCACTTTATGGGGATGGCGCGCAGAATAAAAACCTGGCTTTATTTCCAAGAAAAATTAAAGGAAAATATGTAATGATGAGCCGCATAGATGGCTGGAACAATTACCTGATGTTTTCGGACAAAGTAAATGTGTGGGAAAACCCAATTTTGTTAAAACAACCACGTTACGATTGGGAACTGGTGCAGATTGGTAACTGCGGCTCGCCGATTGAAACGGATAAAGGCTGGATTGTGATTACGCATGGTGTTGGTCCGATGCGCAGGTATTGTATTGGCGTAAGTTTATTGGATCTGGAAGACCCGAGTAAAGAAATAGGTCATTTAAAAGAGCCATTAATTATCCCTAATAATGATGAGCGCGAGGGCTATGTACCAAATGTGGTTTATTCCTGCGGATCGATCATCAGTAACGGGGAATTGATTATACCTTATGGATTATCAGATTACAGTTCTTCTTTTGCAACGGTGAATTTAGAACTGCTTTTGAATAAATTGCTAGAGAATAATGAGAAATAA
- a CDS encoding glycosyltransferase family 4 protein: MKIAYISTYPPRECGLATFNQNLVNALSLNPAYNPQKSFVVALNESDDVNEHQYPDEVKFVIRQQNQQDYIEAANFINNSDVDSCIIEHEFGIYGGNSGVFLLSLINRLKKPFITILHTVLKEPSFMQQTIIKEIALKSSNIVVMSKKAVMFLTSIYQIPKASIKLIEHGVPDLEPVPNNEIAQSDLFKSRKVLFTFGLISRNKGLETVIKALPEIVAQHPDVLYVILGNTHPGVVKHNGEEYRDSLKALAKDLGVEKNIAFVNKFVSEDELHQYLTACTLYITPYLNEAQITSGTLSYAIGAGAAVVSTPYWHAQELLADNRGKLFDFKNDKQLANIVNELLSDKDKYQKLRQNAYEYGLNLRWPAIGTVYLNALNEAVTAGKKAERITPPIIDVESMPALNLNHISLLTDDTGIIQHARFGIPNLKEGYCIDDNARALIMALMATEQGENPKALKFMPVYLSFIQYMQTDNGNFRNFLSFNRNYLDEVGSEDSFGRTIWSLGYLISSAPNNSYREFGRELFSHSIPHFVDLKYIRGKANTIIGLAYYLCAHPGDEMIVKEINLLANSLIASYQEHKDGDWHWFEDILTYDNAILPLALLHHYEATGNATSFKIAMESIAFLNSFSFENGYLNPVGNAGWMKKHGKNPIYDQQALETMAMVLLYAKAFEITKDDQYLNLMHISYQWFLGKNSLHIPLYDFETHGCADGLQFNSVNRNQGAESTLAYFISHLAILKAAEAEYETLSSPLVEADKYS, translated from the coding sequence ATGAAAATAGCCTATATATCTACCTACCCGCCACGCGAATGTGGTTTGGCTACTTTTAACCAAAACCTGGTTAATGCATTGAGTTTAAATCCCGCCTATAACCCACAGAAGAGTTTTGTTGTTGCCTTAAATGAGTCGGATGACGTAAATGAACATCAGTACCCAGACGAAGTAAAATTTGTAATCCGCCAGCAAAATCAGCAGGATTATATCGAAGCAGCAAATTTTATTAATAACAGTGATGTAGACAGCTGCATTATCGAACACGAATTTGGTATTTATGGTGGTAACAGTGGCGTATTTCTATTATCGTTAATCAATAGGTTAAAAAAACCTTTTATCACCATTTTGCATACGGTTTTAAAAGAGCCAAGTTTTATGCAGCAAACCATTATTAAAGAGATTGCATTAAAATCATCAAATATTGTGGTGATGAGCAAAAAAGCAGTGATGTTTTTAACCAGCATTTATCAGATTCCCAAAGCATCAATCAAACTGATAGAGCATGGTGTACCTGACTTAGAGCCTGTACCAAATAATGAAATTGCACAGAGCGACCTATTTAAAAGCCGTAAAGTGCTGTTTACATTTGGATTGATCAGTAGAAATAAAGGGTTAGAAACTGTAATCAAGGCCTTGCCCGAAATTGTAGCACAACATCCTGATGTTTTATATGTGATTTTAGGGAATACTCATCCCGGCGTAGTAAAACATAATGGCGAAGAATACCGCGATAGTTTAAAAGCACTGGCGAAAGATTTAGGCGTAGAAAAGAACATTGCTTTTGTAAATAAATTTGTTTCTGAAGATGAACTTCACCAATATTTAACCGCTTGCACTTTATACATTACCCCCTATTTAAATGAGGCACAGATTACCAGTGGAACTTTATCTTACGCCATTGGCGCAGGTGCAGCAGTAGTTTCTACACCATACTGGCATGCCCAGGAGTTATTGGCTGATAATAGAGGAAAACTGTTCGATTTCAAAAACGATAAGCAACTCGCCAACATTGTAAACGAACTTTTAAGTGATAAAGATAAATACCAGAAACTAAGACAGAATGCTTACGAGTATGGTTTAAACCTACGCTGGCCTGCTATTGGTACTGTTTACCTTAATGCATTAAACGAAGCGGTAACCGCCGGCAAAAAAGCAGAAAGGATTACCCCGCCTATTATCGATGTTGAAAGTATGCCAGCGCTAAACCTGAACCACATTTCTTTATTAACAGATGATACGGGTATTATTCAACATGCAAGATTTGGCATTCCGAACTTAAAAGAAGGTTATTGTATTGATGATAATGCAAGGGCTTTGATTATGGCTTTAATGGCTACAGAGCAGGGAGAAAATCCAAAAGCATTAAAATTTATGCCGGTGTACCTGAGTTTTATCCAGTACATGCAAACAGATAATGGAAATTTCAGGAATTTCTTAAGTTTTAACCGCAATTACCTTGACGAAGTAGGTTCTGAAGATTCATTCGGACGTACCATCTGGTCGCTGGGCTACCTGATCAGCAGTGCACCCAATAACTCCTACCGCGAATTTGGAAGGGAATTGTTCTCACATTCTATTCCGCATTTTGTAGATCTAAAATACATCAGAGGCAAGGCAAATACCATCATAGGTTTGGCTTATTATTTATGCGCGCATCCGGGCGATGAGATGATCGTTAAAGAGATCAACCTGCTTGCCAATTCGTTAATAGCCTCTTATCAAGAACATAAAGATGGCGACTGGCATTGGTTTGAAGATATTCTTACCTACGATAATGCCATATTGCCTTTGGCCTTGCTGCACCATTACGAAGCAACCGGAAATGCAACATCTTTCAAAATTGCAATGGAAAGTATTGCCTTCTTAAACAGTTTCTCTTTCGAAAACGGATACCTCAATCCGGTTGGAAATGCAGGCTGGATGAAAAAACACGGTAAAAATCCGATTTACGATCAACAGGCATTAGAAACCATGGCAATGGTTTTACTTTATGCCAAGGCTTTCGAAATTACCAAAGATGATCAATACCTCAATTTAATGCATATCAGCTACCAATGGTTTTTAGGCAAAAACAGTTTACATATTCCATTGTACGATTTTGAAACACACGGTTGTGCAGATGGTTTACAGTTTAATAGTGTAAATAGAAACCAGGGAGCCGAAAGTACGCTGGCTTATTTTATTTCGCACCTGGCCATCCTTAAGGCTGCAGAAGCAGAATACGAAACATTGTCGTCCCCACTAGTGGAGGCAGATAAATATAGTTAA
- the ku gene encoding non-homologous end joining protein Ku: MRSIWKGSIGFGLVNIPVKLFSGVQNSNLDLDMLDERDHAKIKFLRVNENTHKEVPYEKIVKGYFLKDKYIVLDKHDFEEAAPEKTKIIELENFVDLKEINPVYYETSYYTEPEKQGKKAYGLLLKALEKSGKAGIARFVLRNTENLCVIHPMENVIVITKIRFEQEIRSLSEINKVDDITITKKEMDVGLALIKQYSSKFDLSAFKDDYSNELLKIIRAKAKGKRATVKKMKPQKASSDDLYDQLMQSLGSKKGA, from the coding sequence ATGAGATCAATATGGAAAGGCTCTATCGGGTTCGGTTTGGTAAACATCCCAGTCAAGCTATTTTCAGGTGTACAAAACAGTAACCTCGATTTAGATATGCTTGATGAACGCGATCATGCAAAAATTAAATTCCTGAGGGTAAACGAAAATACCCACAAAGAAGTACCTTATGAGAAGATAGTGAAAGGCTATTTCTTAAAAGACAAATATATTGTACTGGATAAGCACGACTTTGAGGAAGCTGCCCCCGAAAAGACCAAAATTATCGAGCTCGAAAATTTTGTGGATCTTAAGGAAATCAATCCTGTTTATTACGAAACTTCCTATTATACCGAGCCAGAGAAACAGGGTAAAAAAGCCTACGGTTTGCTGTTAAAAGCTTTAGAAAAATCAGGAAAAGCCGGTATTGCCAGGTTTGTACTCAGAAATACTGAAAACCTTTGTGTAATCCACCCCATGGAAAACGTTATTGTGATCACTAAAATCAGGTTTGAGCAGGAAATCAGGAGTTTATCTGAAATCAATAAAGTAGATGATATTACCATTACGAAAAAAGAGATGGACGTTGGACTGGCTTTAATTAAACAATACAGTTCAAAATTCGACTTAAGTGCATTTAAAGATGATTATAGTAATGAATTATTAAAAATTATCAGGGCAAAAGCTAAAGGCAAACGCGCTACGGTTAAGAAAATGAAACCTCAAAAAGCATCGAGTGATGATCTTTACGATCAGTTGATGCAGAGTTTGGGCTCGAAAAAAGGAGCTTAG
- a CDS encoding alpha/beta hydrolase produces the protein MKTYPLKVSAIICGMAVSLAACTSSTKTTTTTDSTIIDSTAAAGLKPAGPAPEWGKTIKPEMQTVIEKLSSYGDKPIETLSATDARKNHTPTDAVMDLVKQNNIAIPTPKVDTMGKDIDVSGGKIHLRVYTPKEGSGPYPLIVYYHGGGFVIANLDVYNASAQALAEQVGAVVISVAYRLAPENKFPTAHNDAFAAYEWAVKNAVSLKADPAKIAVVGESAGGNLAANVSIMARDKHIMIPVHEVLVYPIAQADMNTASYKMYEKAKPLNKAMMGWFTEKYLNTMIEAQDSKISLVNANLKGLPPTTIITAEIDPLHDDGVMLADKLKAAGVKVDSKNYEGVTHEFFGMAILVPEAKAAQAYAADQLKAAFK, from the coding sequence ATGAAAACCTATCCATTAAAAGTTAGCGCTATAATATGCGGCATGGCAGTTTCGCTTGCAGCGTGTACGAGCAGCACAAAAACTACTACCACAACAGATTCGACCATTATTGATTCTACCGCAGCGGCAGGATTAAAACCTGCAGGCCCGGCACCTGAATGGGGTAAAACCATTAAACCCGAAATGCAAACGGTAATTGAAAAATTAAGCAGTTATGGTGATAAACCTATTGAAACCTTAAGTGCTACCGACGCCCGTAAAAACCATACGCCAACAGATGCAGTAATGGACCTTGTAAAACAGAATAACATTGCCATTCCTACACCAAAAGTAGATACGATGGGAAAAGATATTGATGTTAGCGGCGGAAAAATCCACTTACGTGTTTACACGCCTAAAGAAGGTAGCGGCCCATATCCATTAATTGTGTATTACCATGGTGGTGGCTTTGTGATTGCCAATTTAGATGTTTACAATGCATCGGCACAGGCCTTGGCTGAGCAGGTTGGTGCTGTTGTAATTTCAGTAGCTTACCGCTTAGCACCTGAAAATAAATTCCCAACTGCACATAACGATGCGTTTGCGGCTTACGAGTGGGCGGTTAAAAATGCAGTAAGCTTAAAAGCTGATCCCGCTAAAATTGCAGTTGTTGGTGAAAGTGCCGGAGGAAACTTAGCAGCCAACGTATCAATTATGGCCCGCGATAAACACATTATGATTCCTGTACATGAAGTTTTGGTTTATCCAATTGCACAAGCGGACATGAACACAGCATCTTATAAAATGTATGAAAAAGCCAAACCGCTTAATAAGGCAATGATGGGCTGGTTTACAGAAAAATATTTAAATACGATGATTGAAGCACAGGATTCAAAAATCTCACTGGTTAATGCAAATTTAAAAGGCTTACCTCCAACCACCATTATTACTGCAGAAATTGATCCTTTACATGATGATGGTGTAATGCTGGCCGATAAATTAAAAGCTGCCGGAGTAAAGGTTGACAGTAAAAATTATGAAGGCGTAACACACGAATTCTTTGGAATGGCTATTTTGGTGCCCGAAGCTAAAGCCGCACAGGCTTATGCGGCTGATCAATTGAAAGCTGCTTTTAAATAG
- a CDS encoding SpoIIAA family protein: protein MLTEITGLPDHIFGVRATGEVTSDDIKDVLITGLKRTAQRFNEIRYLLVLETDVKNFTAGAWMQDAKAGIQNFTKWKKIAVVSAEKGVEWFTDIFTIATPGKSKGFKPSELEEAKAWLDTED, encoded by the coding sequence ATGCTAACGGAAATAACAGGACTGCCAGATCATATTTTTGGCGTAAGGGCAACTGGAGAAGTAACCAGTGATGATATTAAAGATGTACTGATCACCGGCCTGAAAAGAACAGCGCAGCGTTTTAATGAAATCAGGTATTTGCTTGTTTTAGAAACAGATGTGAAGAATTTTACTGCTGGCGCCTGGATGCAGGACGCTAAAGCCGGCATCCAGAATTTTACCAAATGGAAAAAGATAGCTGTGGTAAGTGCTGAAAAAGGTGTTGAATGGTTTACAGACATCTTTACGATTGCTACGCCAGGTAAATCGAAAGGATTTAAACCTAGTGAGTTGGAAGAAGCAAAAGCCTGGTTAGACACTGAAGATTAA
- a CDS encoding mechanosensitive ion channel family protein, with protein sequence MKIDAGNIDHFYDKAYDWIIDKGPSLILGIAILILGLWLIKLFGKWMQGGMHRKDVNPSLRPFLTSLMLITLRILLVLTVMQIIGIQLTFLTVLIGGIGVAAGLALSGTLQNFASGVLILLLKPFVVGDNIIAQSQEGTVTSIQIFYTIVKTFDNRTVVIPNSKLSNEVIINISREGSRRLDIEMKFSYGIDYDQVVAIFNKTVDEFKDCLKTPERRIGVSSLEDSGFKISLNLWVNAHGFTDTKLAFLEVLMKNLKLGGIKLPGMPE encoded by the coding sequence ATGAAGATTGATGCCGGTAATATTGACCATTTTTATGATAAAGCCTATGATTGGATAATTGATAAAGGACCTTCTTTAATTTTAGGCATAGCCATACTTATTCTAGGTTTATGGTTGATTAAACTATTTGGTAAATGGATGCAGGGCGGCATGCACCGCAAAGATGTAAATCCATCTTTAAGGCCGTTTTTAACCAGTTTAATGCTCATTACCTTAAGGATTTTACTGGTACTTACCGTGATGCAGATTATCGGCATCCAACTTACTTTTTTAACCGTTTTAATTGGAGGTATTGGTGTAGCTGCCGGTTTGGCATTATCAGGCACCCTACAGAATTTTGCCAGTGGGGTTTTGATTTTGCTCCTAAAGCCTTTTGTAGTGGGCGATAATATCATTGCACAAAGTCAGGAAGGCACGGTAACCTCTATACAGATATTTTATACCATTGTAAAAACATTTGATAACAGAACGGTGGTGATTCCAAACAGCAAACTATCTAACGAAGTGATCATCAACATCAGCAGGGAAGGCAGCAGGCGTTTGGATATAGAAATGAAATTTAGCTATGGGATTGATTATGATCAGGTGGTCGCTATTTTTAATAAAACTGTTGACGAATTTAAAGATTGTTTGAAAACACCAGAAAGAAGAATCGGTGTATCATCACTTGAAGACAGCGGTTTTAAAATAAGCCTCAATCTTTGGGTAAATGCACACGGTTTTACCGATACCAAACTTGCGTTTTTGGAAGTCCTGATGAAAAACTTGAAATTGGGTGGTATAAAATTACCTGGAATGCCCGAATAA
- a CDS encoding response regulator transcription factor has translation MAKKNILVIEDNHAILDVITLILESEAFNVAGLNKGADFITHVHDLNPDVIIMDIMLPDADGRVLLKELKDTATTKHIPVLMISARYNASNYAVDDLLADDFMAKPFNIDELMDKIYALLRK, from the coding sequence TTGGCAAAGAAGAATATTTTGGTTATCGAAGATAACCATGCAATCCTAGATGTAATCACCCTTATTTTAGAAAGCGAAGCTTTCAACGTTGCCGGATTAAATAAAGGAGCAGATTTTATTACCCATGTTCATGATCTAAATCCTGATGTGATTATCATGGACATCATGCTTCCTGATGCTGATGGTAGAGTGCTATTAAAAGAACTTAAAGATACGGCTACTACAAAACATATCCCTGTATTAATGATTTCTGCCCGTTACAATGCGAGCAATTATGCTGTTGATGACCTGCTTGCCGATGATTTTATGGCAAAACCGTTCAACATCGACGAATTAATGGATAAAATTTATGCTTTATTAAGAAAATAG
- a CDS encoding ATP-binding protein: MTKFSVDLTNCDREPIHIPGKIQSHGFLIAVDKNTFSITYLSENTGDFLKEQAKNLLNQSLSGLNHLIQQHNPEFNIEDLLKLGIIRKSFDAISPHPVEINGNPFYLIISPSDDNWLLEFEPVTLQYDIQSSIGRSASSMLQGKSVAALLSSAALEVKKLINYDRIMIYKFLDDGHGEVVAEEKEDNLEPFFGLHYPASDIPKQARELYKLNLTRLIANVNAQDSQIITFKEDQPLDLTNGGLRAVSPIHIQYLKNMGVHSSFSISLISHGELWGLIACHNYSSKFIDYKAREGSKLIGQILSSALEYRQDEEDAEVIKQFKDTASVLAEHLDRDKYLVEAITTHKTNILDVTKAGGVAIIFENELKTIGNVPSAEEIWELSHWLKNTSDESIYYTHRLPEIHSPAKKYKSTAAGILSCTLNKELGEMIIWFKPEIISNVNWAGNPEKPAAPSENGLLSLSPRKSFEIWSQVVNNTSEKWLAEEIASVLRIREIIITDINKKANEIRQLNEKLQAAYEELDTFSYTISHDLRTPLTSIKTYAELLLKNKSIDEGGRKMLDRILNGANKMNFLIKEILNLARVGRSDVVFETVDMDSLLNEIKNEVLTAFKADSSELILGQLPNLKGDRTMIAQVFTNLIGNAVKYSMMADKPKIEVYGTVEGGEIIYAIKDNGIGIDNRYYDRVFELFKRMDNVKEIEGTGVGLAIVKRVVEKHNGRVWFESKLNVGSTFYVAFKNG, from the coding sequence ATGACTAAATTTTCTGTAGACCTAACCAATTGTGATCGGGAACCGATTCATATTCCCGGTAAAATTCAATCACATGGTTTTCTTATAGCGGTTGATAAGAATACTTTTTCTATTACTTATCTCAGCGAAAATACAGGAGATTTTTTAAAAGAACAGGCAAAAAATCTTTTAAATCAGTCGCTCTCCGGTTTGAATCATTTAATACAACAGCACAATCCTGAATTTAATATCGAAGATCTGCTGAAGCTGGGCATCATCCGCAAAAGTTTCGATGCCATTAGTCCTCATCCGGTTGAGATTAACGGAAACCCTTTTTACCTGATTATTTCTCCTTCCGATGATAACTGGTTGCTTGAATTTGAACCCGTTACTTTACAATACGATATTCAGAGTTCGATAGGCCGTTCAGCATCATCCATGCTGCAGGGCAAGAGTGTTGCTGCTTTATTGAGTAGTGCCGCACTTGAAGTTAAAAAACTGATCAATTACGATCGGATTATGATCTATAAATTTTTAGATGATGGTCATGGCGAGGTGGTAGCTGAAGAAAAGGAAGATAACTTAGAACCTTTTTTTGGTTTACATTATCCCGCGTCTGATATTCCTAAACAGGCAAGGGAATTGTATAAACTTAATTTAACCCGGTTAATTGCCAATGTAAATGCCCAGGATTCGCAGATTATCACCTTTAAAGAAGATCAGCCGCTCGATCTAACAAACGGAGGATTACGTGCGGTATCGCCTATTCACATTCAATATTTAAAAAATATGGGTGTGCACTCAAGTTTCAGTATATCGTTGATTTCTCATGGTGAACTTTGGGGTTTAATTGCCTGCCATAACTATAGTTCAAAATTTATTGATTATAAAGCAAGGGAAGGCTCTAAATTAATCGGGCAGATTCTTTCTTCAGCCTTAGAATACCGTCAGGATGAAGAGGATGCAGAAGTCATAAAGCAGTTTAAAGATACGGCCAGTGTACTCGCAGAGCATTTAGACCGGGATAAATACCTGGTTGAGGCCATTACAACCCACAAAACAAACATTTTAGATGTTACCAAAGCTGGAGGTGTGGCCATAATTTTCGAAAATGAACTTAAAACCATCGGAAATGTACCATCAGCGGAAGAAATATGGGAACTTTCCCATTGGCTGAAAAATACCAGCGACGAGTCGATTTATTACACACATCGTTTACCTGAAATCCATTCTCCGGCTAAAAAATATAAATCTACTGCTGCAGGGATTCTTTCCTGCACGTTAAACAAAGAGCTGGGAGAAATGATCATCTGGTTCAAACCTGAAATTATCAGCAATGTAAACTGGGCCGGAAACCCCGAAAAGCCAGCAGCACCTTCTGAAAATGGCCTGTTAAGTTTATCACCAAGGAAATCTTTCGAAATCTGGTCGCAGGTGGTTAATAATACCTCCGAAAAATGGCTTGCAGAAGAAATTGCTTCTGTGTTACGGATCCGTGAGATTATCATCACCGATATCAATAAAAAAGCCAACGAAATCAGGCAGCTTAACGAAAAATTACAAGCAGCTTATGAAGAATTGGATACCTTCAGTTATACCATTTCGCACGATTTAAGGACGCCGTTAACCTCTATCAAAACCTATGCTGAACTGTTGCTGAAAAATAAAAGCATTGATGAAGGCGGCAGAAAGATGTTAGACAGGATTTTGAACGGTGCCAATAAGATGAACTTTCTAATTAAAGAAATACTGAATCTGGCCAGGGTTGGACGTTCTGATGTCGTTTTTGAAACCGTTGACATGGATTCATTGTTAAATGAAATTAAAAACGAAGTGTTGACGGCTTTTAAAGCAGACAGCTCCGAACTGATTTTAGGGCAATTACCTAACTTAAAAGGCGACAGAACAATGATTGCACAGGTTTTTACGAACCTGATCGGGAATGCCGTTAAATACTCTATGATGGCGGATAAACCCAAAATAGAGGTTTACGGGACTGTTGAGGGAGGGGAGATTATTTATGCCATTAAAGATAACGGTATAGGAATTGATAACCGGTATTACGACAGGGTGTTTGAACTTTTCAAACGCATGGACAATGTGAAGGAGATTGAAGGAACAGGAGTAGGATTAGCTATTGTAAAAAGGGTTGTAGAAAAACACAACGGAAGGGTTTGGTTCGAGAGTAAGTTAAATGTGGGTTCTACCTTTTATGTAGCTTTTAAAAACGGATAA
- a CDS encoding response regulator, producing the protein MKTPDIFYVEDDMDYAFFMQSAVQEVKDTLNLTIVEDGADALQKLQNFADSKTKPKLILLDLNLPGLSGLDLLKFIRDIPYLKTIPVILFSTSDNPDDVKASIEFGANAYLTKPDGYENLVKCVHSVHDFWFNQHLRLN; encoded by the coding sequence ATGAAAACGCCAGATATATTTTATGTTGAGGATGATATGGATTATGCATTTTTTATGCAAAGTGCCGTACAAGAAGTAAAAGATACACTCAATTTAACCATTGTGGAAGATGGGGCAGATGCTTTACAAAAACTGCAGAATTTTGCGGACAGTAAAACTAAGCCTAAACTGATTTTGCTGGATTTAAACCTGCCTGGTTTATCTGGTCTTGACTTGTTAAAATTTATCAGGGATATTCCTTACCTTAAAACCATACCGGTAATCTTGTTTTCTACTTCAGATAATCCTGATGATGTAAAAGCATCTATTGAATTTGGGGCCAATGCTTATTTAACCAAACCTGATGGTTACGAAAACCTGGTGAAATGCGTACATTCTGTACACGACTTTTGGTTTAACCAACATTTAAGGCTAAATTAG
- a CDS encoding biliverdin-producing heme oxygenase: MIANLLRTETAENHKTLESLMFVNEIVNNSLSIEQYKKLLTVNYIIHQKLENTLANMLDADIAAALEMNSRLKLSALEKDLNYWGIDSLTLPGLDFELYLPQKNTAEVLGALYVLEGATLGGNVIKRHILANPNFKDQDGGLNYYGVYGEELSTKWKKFVSVLNERVEEADYERCINSANKTFNNLINLSKQLS, from the coding sequence ATGATTGCCAATTTATTGAGAACAGAAACTGCAGAAAACCATAAAACGCTCGAATCGCTGATGTTTGTAAATGAAATTGTGAACAATTCATTAAGCATTGAACAGTATAAAAAACTATTAACCGTTAATTATATCATCCATCAGAAATTAGAAAATACTTTAGCCAATATGCTCGATGCCGATATTGCTGCAGCACTCGAAATGAACAGCAGGTTAAAACTTTCTGCATTAGAAAAAGACTTAAATTACTGGGGAATTGATAGTTTGACTTTGCCCGGCCTTGATTTCGAACTTTATCTCCCTCAAAAAAATACAGCAGAAGTTTTAGGCGCTTTATATGTGCTTGAAGGCGCTACATTGGGTGGAAACGTAATTAAAAGGCATATTTTAGCCAATCCAAACTTTAAAGATCAGGATGGCGGTCTAAATTATTATGGCGTTTACGGGGAAGAGTTGAGTACAAAATGGAAAAAATTCGTTTCTGTATTGAACGAACGTGTAGAAGAGGCCGATTACGAGCGTTGCATCAACAGTGCCAACAAAACCTTCAATAACCTGATCAACTTATCAAAACAACTCAGTTAG